The Spirochaetota bacterium genome includes a region encoding these proteins:
- a CDS encoding GNAT family N-acetyltransferase: protein MKSNDIGISVRRATLVDVEYIYQIIKSYSDEDIILARTRSNIRKHIKHFLLAEIIDSHHLNEVAGVISYYDYGKELKEVRSLAVKRELCGREIGSTLLLYLVRELLNKYLTAKIFTLTYSPDFFRKFGFIEIPKETLPEKIWKDCRTCKNKDNCGEIALVFSDHKTAPI, encoded by the coding sequence ATGAAGTCAAATGACATAGGTATTAGTGTTAGAAGAGCTACCTTGGTGGATGTTGAATATATTTACCAAATAATAAAGTCATACTCTGATGAGGACATAATCCTTGCAAGAACCAGGAGCAATATTCGTAAACATATAAAACACTTTTTATTGGCTGAGATAATTGATTCCCATCATTTGAACGAAGTCGCAGGTGTTATCTCTTATTATGACTATGGCAAAGAGTTAAAGGAGGTGAGATCTTTAGCAGTTAAAAGGGAATTGTGTGGTAGGGAGATCGGCTCAACTTTATTATTATATTTAGTCAGAGAGTTATTAAACAAATACTTAACAGCGAAGATATTTACACTAACCTATTCACCGGATTTTTTTAGGAAATTCGGTTTTATCGAGATTCCCAAAGAGACTCTTCCAGAGAAGATTTGGAAAGACTGTCGAACTTGTAAAAACAAGGACAATTGCGGTGAGATAGCCCTTGTCTTCTCTGATCATAAAACAGCTCCTATCTGA
- a CDS encoding peptidase U32 family protein yields the protein MTISIDNGNNIEIVSPAGNLEKLKIAVRFGADAVYFGGKRFNLRNNTGNLSLQEIEEALTFCKTHRARTIFLLNSFLHEGEIREAEGYIEEIKDFKFDAFVVSDPGMFVLLKEKGIDSNIHLSTQFSILNHLSIKFWNSLGINRIILARETTLDEIKSIREHTDAEIEIFVHGALCISYSGRCLLSRYLSGRDANQGNCSHPCRWNYALVEEKRNGNHMDIIEYASGTEILSSKDLCLIERLSDYISAGVNAFKIEGRMKSLYYTANTTRIYSHAVRVLTEGCINGNHMPFWLSELDLVSHRPYTDNLFNEFDDLEFSKVPYIRKALFLGYYLRQGKDKTEAFVKTFNPIYQGEEIEAIFPIQGDTVQDDKFHIREIIEDEESVEMAQPGRECLIKFDKGINNDAVFRRRR from the coding sequence ATGACCATATCGATAGACAATGGAAATAATATTGAGATTGTTTCACCAGCGGGCAACCTTGAAAAATTAAAGATTGCGGTAAGGTTTGGCGCTGATGCAGTATATTTTGGCGGGAAAAGATTTAATCTTCGTAATAATACAGGCAATCTATCATTGCAAGAGATAGAAGAGGCGTTAACCTTTTGCAAAACACACAGAGCAAGAACCATATTCCTCTTGAATTCGTTTCTACATGAAGGTGAGATAAGAGAGGCAGAGGGATACATTGAGGAGATAAAGGATTTCAAATTTGATGCCTTTGTTGTCTCTGACCCAGGTATGTTTGTTTTACTGAAAGAGAAGGGAATTGATTCAAATATTCATTTATCAACCCAGTTCTCGATACTTAACCATTTATCTATCAAATTTTGGAATAGCCTGGGGATAAATAGGATCATTCTTGCAAGGGAGACTACGCTTGATGAGATAAAGAGCATTAGGGAACATACTGATGCGGAGATCGAGATATTCGTTCATGGCGCGCTATGCATATCCTATTCTGGCAGGTGTCTCCTTAGCAGATATCTCTCAGGCAGAGATGCAAACCAGGGAAACTGTTCCCATCCATGCAGGTGGAATTATGCGTTAGTTGAGGAGAAGCGTAATGGTAATCATATGGATATAATAGAGTATGCATCGGGCACTGAAATATTATCATCAAAAGATCTATGTCTGATTGAAAGGCTTTCTGATTATATCTCTGCTGGGGTGAACGCCTTTAAAATTGAGGGTCGTATGAAATCCCTATATTACACAGCAAATACAACCAGAATCTATAGCCATGCTGTTAGAGTTTTAACAGAAGGGTGTATAAATGGAAATCATATGCCTTTCTGGTTGAGCGAACTCGATTTAGTTAGTCATAGACCCTATACTGATAACCTTTTTAATGAATTTGATGATTTGGAGTTTAGCAAAGTCCCATATATCAGAAAGGCCTTATTCTTGGGATATTACTTGAGACAGGGTAAGGATAAAACCGAGGCTTTTGTCAAAACCTTTAATCCTATATATCAGGGTGAGGAGATAGAGGCGATATTCCCAATCCAAGGTGATACTGTTCAGGATGATAAATTTCATATAAGAGAGATTATTGAGGATGAAGAGAGTGTTGAGATGGCACAGCCTGGAAGAGAATGCCTTATTAAATTTGATAAAGGGATCAATAATGATGCTGTATTTAGAAGGAGAAGATGA
- the pepF gene encoding oligoendopeptidase F, producing MSINKHIPQRDEILDKHKWNLSHLFNSDEGWESLYGELEEGIKGYASFKGYLGESVDLFSKAIEFDLEISRRMDRLFTYAHLKSDEDKTNQEYFGFQQRAIALHARISELSSFMTPEIQAIPEDDMNGYIKDERIKKYSFHLEKILRFREHTLSEGVEEVLAMSREIAYAPSLFFTQLDNADLKFGMLEDEDGNEIELSHGNFVHFLMSRNSKVREKAFSQYYGAYKDHKHSIAASLSSSIKKDSIYARIRKFNSSKSASIFPDNIPEEVYDNLVDVVKGNLSPLFEYLDFRKKVLGLKVQRFCDIYAPIVDDIKFGMPFEEAVDLCANALAPLGDEYVRIMREGLLGGWVDRYENRGKRSGAYSSGCYDSPPYILLNYHDDNINSIYTLIHEAGHSMHSYYSAKTQPYVYHSYSIFVAEVASTFNEVLLSNYLLSRYKDDNRMRAYILNREIDNIRGTLFRQTMFAHFENITHNMVEENKALTLDILTSTYKELLEIYFGDTVEIDESIVLECLRIPHFYSSFYVYQYATGISASIALAKRVQQGGELARDAYLKFLSMGSSAFPIDELLVAGVDMRSEQPIIDAVTYFKDLVGKFIQVYNEL from the coding sequence ATGAGTATTAATAAACATATTCCCCAGAGGGATGAAATCCTTGATAAACACAAATGGAATCTTTCACACCTTTTTAATAGCGATGAGGGGTGGGAGTCCCTTTATGGAGAATTGGAAGAAGGAATAAAGGGATACGCTTCCTTCAAAGGATATTTAGGTGAGTCGGTTGATCTATTCAGTAAGGCGATTGAGTTTGATTTAGAGATATCGAGAAGGATGGATAGGCTTTTTACATATGCTCATCTAAAGAGTGATGAGGATAAAACAAATCAGGAGTATTTTGGATTTCAACAGAGAGCTATAGCCCTTCATGCAAGAATCTCGGAGCTTTCAAGTTTTATGACGCCTGAAATACAGGCCATTCCTGAAGATGATATGAATGGTTATATCAAGGATGAGAGGATTAAGAAATATTCTTTTCACCTTGAGAAGATACTTAGATTTAGAGAACATACGCTTTCAGAGGGGGTTGAAGAGGTTTTGGCGATGTCCAGGGAGATCGCCTATGCGCCGTCACTTTTTTTTACTCAACTCGATAATGCTGACCTGAAGTTTGGTATGCTTGAGGATGAAGATGGGAATGAAATAGAATTGAGCCATGGAAATTTTGTACATTTTTTGATGAGCAGAAATAGCAAGGTGAGAGAGAAAGCCTTTTCCCAGTACTATGGGGCTTACAAGGATCATAAGCATAGTATTGCAGCTTCATTATCCTCTTCAATCAAGAAGGATAGCATATATGCGAGAATCAGAAAATTTAATAGCAGTAAGAGCGCTTCAATATTCCCAGATAATATCCCTGAAGAGGTTTATGATAATCTGGTTGATGTAGTTAAAGGGAACCTCTCACCCCTATTTGAATATTTAGATTTCAGGAAGAAGGTTTTAGGTTTAAAGGTTCAGCGCTTTTGTGACATCTATGCCCCAATAGTTGATGACATCAAATTTGGGATGCCTTTTGAGGAAGCTGTAGACCTTTGTGCAAATGCTTTAGCACCATTGGGTGATGAGTATGTAAGAATAATGAGAGAGGGGCTTTTGGGGGGATGGGTTGATAGATATGAGAATCGTGGAAAGAGAAGCGGGGCTTATTCCTCGGGATGTTACGATTCTCCCCCATATATACTATTGAACTATCATGATGATAATATTAATAGCATATATACATTAATTCATGAGGCTGGTCATTCCATGCATTCCTATTATTCTGCAAAAACTCAGCCCTATGTATATCATAGCTATTCAATATTTGTTGCAGAAGTAGCATCCACCTTCAATGAAGTGCTTCTAAGCAATTATCTCTTAAGTCGCTATAAGGACGACAATAGGATGAGGGCATATATTCTCAATCGTGAGATAGATAATATACGAGGTACCCTTTTCAGGCAAACCATGTTTGCTCATTTCGAAAATATTACACATAATATGGTGGAAGAGAATAAAGCACTCACACTTGACATCCTAACATCAACCTATAAGGAATTGCTTGAGATATATTTTGGAGATACAGTAGAAATAGATGAGTCAATTGTATTAGAGTGTTTGAGAATACCACATTTTTATTCTTCCTTTTATGTCTATCAATACGCGACAGGTATATCAGCTAGTATTGCACTGGCCAAAAGAGTCCAACAGGGTGGAGAGCTGGCAAGGGATGCATATCTTAAGTTTTTATCTATGGGAAGCAGCGCGTTTCCTATTGATGAGTTGCTCGTTGCTGGTGTTGATATGCGAAGTGAGCAACCGATAATTGACGCGGTAACTTATTTTAAGGATCTGGTTGGCAAGTTTATTCAGGTTTATAATGAGTTATGA
- a CDS encoding nitroreductase family protein — translation MLLQEAILKRRSIRNFTDYYVSNEEIREIIEAARWAPSWANTQTWEFVIIREKNLIKEVTATYSEKNPATKCSNAASVLIIACAKRGVAGYKQGIKRTKFSEWFMFDLGMAVQNISLKAHELGLGSVVVGLLDHDACRKLIELPEDYEVVVVVPIGKPATEVKEGPPRKELNEFTHSNRFGQSL, via the coding sequence ATGCTGTTACAGGAAGCAATTCTAAAGAGGAGAAGCATTAGAAATTTCACTGATTATTATGTTAGTAATGAAGAGATAAGAGAGATAATCGAGGCAGCAAGATGGGCTCCATCATGGGCGAATACACAAACCTGGGAGTTTGTTATAATCAGAGAAAAGAATCTTATTAAAGAGGTGACAGCCACATATTCAGAGAAGAATCCAGCTACCAAATGCTCGAATGCTGCATCGGTCTTGATCATCGCTTGTGCTAAAAGGGGGGTTGCAGGATATAAACAAGGAATTAAAAGGACTAAATTTTCCGAATGGTTCATGTTTGATCTAGGTATGGCGGTTCAGAATATTAGTTTAAAGGCTCATGAGTTAGGTCTGGGAAGCGTGGTTGTTGGACTCTTGGATCATGATGCCTGCAGGAAGTTAATTGAACTTCCTGAGGATTATGAGGTTGTTGTTGTTGTGCCAATAGGTAAACCAGCAACAGAGGTGAAGGAGGGACCTCCTCGTAAGGAGCTTAATGAATTTACTCATTCTAATAGATTCGGACAATCACTGTAG
- a CDS encoding PilZ domain-containing protein translates to MERRNFDRLKTTALFVEYKTNESDVVFKVEIINLSAGGVCFLRNSTINQNDVIQIKFPFRSRRIIMTGKVLRIDGKEVAVQFLNPEDEIERFVKIFNKEYPYLKRQLIQKDDNYLLMQNKEAVDDEDLKNIFDIDND, encoded by the coding sequence ATGGAAAGAAGAAACTTTGATAGATTAAAAACTACTGCCCTTTTTGTTGAATATAAAACAAATGAGAGTGATGTTGTATTTAAAGTAGAGATTATTAATCTCAGCGCGGGTGGAGTCTGTTTTTTAAGAAACTCGACAATAAATCAGAATGACGTTATTCAAATAAAATTCCCCTTTAGATCAAGAAGGATTATTATGACTGGCAAGGTATTGAGAATAGATGGGAAAGAGGTAGCAGTACAATTTCTAAATCCTGAAGATGAGATAGAGCGATTTGTTAAGATTTTCAATAAAGAATACCCTTATCTGAAGAGACAGTTAATACAAAAAGATGATAATTACCTATTGATGCAAAACAAGGAAGCAGTTGATGATGAAGACTTGAAGAATATATTTGATATTGATAATGACTAA